A window from Corynebacterium accolens encodes these proteins:
- a CDS encoding ABC transporter permease has product MLNILKSEWIKLRTTRSFWWTTALFLLFSWGWAGVTAAFTEPLDPEAVDMGFQPIGAEFTVVFLVSLGLPVLMIQAIMLVTTEYRFGTQAITFMASPRRWSVAVAKLVLYAVIAAVLTFIGVVGAYLLTELLADSSISATFDPWNDEVGREQLWKYPLAAVLVVAFAQGIGMLIRQTAGSVALGLILYLGVDQIVSMMPVVGDKIGSFMPFTAFQNWLFNVPVDNALWTESAGSGIVFFIWAAVLWALGVLVLHKRDA; this is encoded by the coding sequence ATGTTGAATATCTTGAAATCCGAGTGGATTAAGCTGCGCACCACCCGCTCCTTCTGGTGGACCACCGCGCTATTCCTTCTATTTTCGTGGGGGTGGGCCGGTGTCACCGCTGCGTTTACTGAGCCGCTCGATCCGGAAGCCGTTGATATGGGCTTTCAGCCTATTGGAGCCGAGTTCACCGTCGTATTCCTGGTATCCCTGGGCCTGCCGGTGCTGATGATTCAGGCCATCATGCTGGTGACCACGGAATACCGCTTCGGCACCCAAGCCATTACCTTCATGGCCTCCCCGCGGCGTTGGAGCGTGGCCGTGGCCAAGCTGGTCTTATATGCGGTCATCGCGGCCGTACTGACCTTCATCGGTGTGGTGGGCGCGTACCTGCTTACGGAACTGCTTGCCGATAGCTCCATTTCCGCCACCTTTGACCCCTGGAACGATGAAGTCGGCCGCGAGCAGCTGTGGAAGTACCCACTGGCCGCGGTCCTCGTGGTGGCCTTTGCCCAAGGCATCGGCATGCTCATTCGCCAGACTGCGGGCTCTGTGGCGCTAGGCCTTATTTTGTACTTGGGCGTGGATCAAATCGTCAGCATGATGCCCGTGGTAGGCGATAAGATCGGTAGCTTTATGCCCTTTACCGCTTTCCAGAACTGGCTATTCAATGTCCCAGTGGATAACGCACTGTGGACGGAATCCGCAGGCAGCGGCATCGTATTCTTCATCTGGGCCGCAGTGCTGTGGGCCCTTGGCGTGCTGGTGCTGCACAAGCGCGATGCTTAG
- a CDS encoding CAP domain-containing protein, translating into MSNEMLPDSVEKFVAPTIAGTALVGGGVAATTPPAKAQGPIGNAAEVVSHMKPDGARAHSIVNEVNAARADHGLNPVTENPALNNIAQDWADHLVGTGDLQHRPNHWETYPDSIPAGGENVLQAWDDFADAKLVNMWLNSPSHRKILLDPEAKTVGTGIAVGANGELFAVQNFGR; encoded by the coding sequence GTGTCCAATGAAATGCTTCCAGATTCTGTTGAAAAGTTTGTAGCCCCGACTATCGCGGGTACCGCATTAGTGGGAGGTGGGGTAGCCGCAACTACCCCTCCAGCTAAGGCACAAGGACCTATCGGTAACGCTGCTGAAGTAGTTAGCCACATGAAGCCCGATGGGGCCCGTGCGCACTCTATTGTTAACGAAGTCAATGCAGCAAGGGCGGATCATGGTTTAAATCCCGTGACAGAAAACCCTGCGTTAAACAATATCGCTCAAGACTGGGCCGACCATTTGGTAGGAACAGGGGATTTGCAGCATCGGCCAAATCACTGGGAAACCTATCCGGATAGTATTCCTGCCGGTGGCGAAAACGTCCTTCAAGCATGGGACGATTTCGCAGATGCGAAGCTGGTAAATATGTGGCTGAATTCACCCAGCCACAGGAAGATTTTGCTGGACCCAGAAGCGAAAACGGTTGGCACGGGCATTGCCGTTGGCGCGAACGGTGAGCTTTTTGCCGTACAGAATTTTGGGCGTTAA
- a CDS encoding DUF3263 domain-containing protein translates to MLYSLGMNPLSDLDAAILDFEETAPRSIGRKEEAIRAQLDISPVRYHQRLNLLLDVPAAAESHPLLVARLKRLREERENTRRAARGNTPPR, encoded by the coding sequence ATGCTTTACAGTTTAGGCATGAACCCCTTGTCTGACCTAGACGCCGCCATCTTAGATTTTGAGGAAACCGCTCCGCGCAGCATTGGCCGCAAGGAAGAGGCCATTCGTGCGCAGCTGGATATCTCGCCGGTGCGCTATCACCAACGCCTCAACCTGCTTCTTGATGTCCCCGCTGCCGCCGAATCCCATCCCCTCTTGGTGGCCCGGCTAAAACGCCTGCGGGAGGAGCGCGAAAACACGCGGCGCGCCGCGCGGGGAAATACCCCACCGCGTTAG
- a CDS encoding peptide deformylase, producing MTIRPIVIHGDPVLHQPTTPVEESEISSPEMQQLIADMYETMEVAHGVGLAANQVGIGKRLFVYHCPDTEGPDGTELPADKAGMRKGCVINPVLETSEIPETMPADDGSDDEGCLSVPGEGFPTGRADWARVTGKDEHGNDITVEGYGFFARCLQHETGHLDGYVYTDTLIGRYKRQAKKAIKRNGWTEPGYTWMPGEDEDPFGHDD from the coding sequence ATGACTATTCGCCCCATCGTTATCCACGGCGACCCCGTGCTTCATCAGCCCACCACGCCGGTGGAAGAATCCGAGATTTCCAGCCCTGAGATGCAACAGCTCATCGCGGACATGTACGAGACCATGGAGGTCGCCCACGGCGTGGGCCTGGCTGCGAACCAGGTGGGCATCGGCAAGCGGCTCTTCGTGTACCACTGCCCCGATACCGAAGGCCCAGACGGCACCGAGCTGCCCGCCGATAAGGCCGGCATGCGCAAGGGCTGTGTTATCAACCCGGTGCTGGAGACCTCCGAGATTCCAGAAACCATGCCTGCCGATGACGGCTCCGACGACGAAGGCTGCCTGTCCGTGCCGGGCGAGGGCTTTCCCACCGGCCGCGCCGATTGGGCGCGCGTAACCGGCAAGGACGAGCACGGCAACGACATCACTGTAGAGGGCTACGGCTTTTTTGCCCGCTGCCTGCAGCACGAAACTGGCCACCTCGATGGCTACGTCTATACCGATACCCTCATCGGCCGCTACAAGCGCCAGGCCAAGAAGGCCATTAAGCGCAATGGCTGGACCGAGCCGGGCTACACCTGGATGCCGGGTGAAGACGAAGATCCCTTCGGGCACGACGATTAA
- a CDS encoding phospholipase D-like domain-containing protein, producing MTWSLDLSFWQLFFLIIDYSIKIIAVGFVPEGRRPSNSTAWLLAILVLPVIGLPLFLLMGSPYINRRRHRIQQEANERLEDISARTPDHPKGILSAEVESVIKLNRELTGFPALIGHNLGLHADYDECIRAIAAAVDRAEKYVSIEVYIQSWDETTDVFFQALARATARGVKVRLLLDQIGSFKYKGYSSLGNRLTEIGVDWRLMLPIQLHKGRFRRPDLRNHRKLVIIDGEVGFIGSINLIKRQYKTTDRFWIDYMVELSGPIVTAMNAVFAVDWYTESGENLPLDELPYDDAQTVDANYLQMIPSGPGYTTEPNLRMFNSLVHHAKQRLVLCSPYFVPDESLLEAVTTACYRGVDVELYVSDTADQFMVNHAQSSYYQALLEAGVHIYQFPYPYVLHSKFIITDPDDQEFNPLCMFGSSNMDPRSFGLNYETTMLVAKGDLLAQFNQLAANYRAVCHELTLEEWNQRGFVRRYVDNVMRLTSALQ from the coding sequence ATGACCTGGTCGCTCGATCTCAGCTTCTGGCAGCTGTTCTTCCTCATCATTGATTATTCCATCAAGATCATCGCCGTCGGCTTCGTGCCAGAAGGCCGTCGGCCCTCCAATTCCACCGCGTGGTTGCTGGCCATTCTGGTGCTGCCTGTCATCGGCCTGCCGCTGTTTTTGCTCATGGGCTCGCCGTATATCAACCGGCGCCGCCACCGCATCCAGCAAGAGGCTAATGAGCGCCTCGAGGATATTTCCGCCCGCACCCCGGATCACCCGAAGGGCATCCTGTCGGCGGAGGTGGAATCCGTCATCAAGCTCAACCGCGAGCTGACCGGTTTTCCGGCGCTCATTGGCCACAACCTGGGCCTGCATGCGGATTACGATGAATGCATTCGCGCCATCGCCGCCGCCGTGGACCGCGCCGAAAAGTACGTCTCCATCGAGGTCTATATCCAATCCTGGGACGAGACCACGGATGTATTTTTCCAGGCCCTTGCCCGCGCCACCGCCCGCGGCGTCAAGGTCCGCCTTTTGTTGGATCAGATCGGCAGTTTTAAGTACAAGGGCTATTCCTCGCTGGGAAATAGGCTCACAGAAATCGGCGTGGATTGGCGCCTCATGCTGCCCATCCAGCTGCACAAGGGCCGCTTCCGCCGCCCGGATCTGCGCAACCACCGAAAGCTCGTCATTATCGATGGCGAGGTAGGTTTTATCGGTTCCATCAACTTGATCAAGCGCCAATATAAAACCACTGACCGCTTTTGGATCGATTACATGGTGGAGTTATCCGGCCCCATTGTCACCGCCATGAACGCGGTCTTCGCGGTGGATTGGTACACCGAATCCGGCGAGAATCTCCCGCTAGATGAGCTACCCTATGACGATGCCCAAACCGTCGATGCCAACTACCTGCAGATGATTCCCTCCGGCCCCGGCTATACCACCGAGCCGAACCTGCGCATGTTTAACTCCCTGGTGCACCACGCCAAGCAGCGCCTCGTGCTGTGCTCGCCGTATTTCGTGCCGGATGAATCCCTCTTAGAGGCCGTGACCACCGCCTGCTACCGCGGGGTGGATGTGGAGCTTTATGTCTCCGATACCGCAGACCAATTCATGGTCAACCATGCCCAGTCCTCGTATTACCAGGCGCTGCTTGAGGCCGGGGTGCATATCTACCAATTCCCCTACCCCTACGTTTTGCACTCCAAGTTCATCATCACGGATCCAGATGACCAGGAGTTCAATCCGCTGTGCATGTTCGGCTCGTCCAATATGGATCCGCGCTCCTTCGGCCTCAACTATGAGACCACCATGCTCGTGGCCAAAGGCGATCTCCTCGCCCAGTTCAACCAGCTCGCCGCCAATTACCGCGCGGTGTGCCACGAGCTCACCCTCGAGGAGTGGAACCAGCGCGGTTTTGTCCGCCGCTACGTCGATAACGTCATGCGGCTAACTTCGGCCCTACAATAA
- a CDS encoding exodeoxyribonuclease III, producing the protein MRITTWNINSVRTRAQRALDLLHTHDIDVLCLQETKVKDDKFPREAFEDAGYHVTCHGLNQWNGVAIISKEEPEEVFTGFPHQPGFAKDPEKPQDREARALGARIRGVEIWSLYIPNGREITDRHYDYKLDFLYQLARHAAGRAQSKLLLTGDFNIAPRDEDVWDIEAFRGKTHVTEPERAAFQMLEEVGLEEVTRRFTEDQRYTYFDYKGMRFHKNEGMRIDFQLTSAPLAKHVTGARVDMEERAGEKTSDHCPLHADFDLPDFDSVR; encoded by the coding sequence ATGCGCATCACCACGTGGAATATCAACTCCGTTCGCACCCGCGCCCAGCGGGCGCTGGACCTTCTCCACACGCACGACATCGACGTGCTGTGCTTACAAGAGACGAAGGTCAAGGACGATAAATTCCCCCGCGAGGCCTTCGAGGACGCCGGCTACCACGTCACCTGCCATGGCCTGAACCAGTGGAATGGCGTGGCCATCATTTCCAAGGAGGAACCGGAAGAAGTCTTTACCGGATTCCCCCACCAGCCCGGCTTTGCCAAGGACCCAGAAAAGCCCCAGGACCGCGAGGCCCGGGCGCTTGGTGCGCGCATCCGCGGGGTAGAAATCTGGTCGCTGTATATCCCCAACGGCCGCGAGATCACGGACCGTCACTATGACTACAAGCTGGATTTTCTCTACCAGCTCGCCCGCCACGCCGCCGGCCGCGCCCAATCCAAGCTGCTATTAACCGGCGATTTCAATATCGCCCCGCGCGATGAAGACGTCTGGGATATCGAGGCCTTCCGCGGCAAAACGCATGTCACCGAGCCCGAGCGCGCCGCCTTCCAGATGCTCGAGGAGGTCGGCCTCGAAGAGGTCACGCGCCGTTTTACCGAGGATCAGCGCTATACCTACTTTGATTACAAGGGGATGCGCTTTCACAAGAACGAGGGCATGCGCATCGATTTCCAGCTCACCTCGGCGCCGCTGGCCAAGCACGTCACCGGCGCGCGCGTAGACATGGAAGAACGCGCTGGCGAAAAGACCTCCGATCACTGCCCGCTTCATGCAGATTTCGATCTGCCCGATTTCGATTCCGTGCGTTAA
- a CDS encoding glutamate--cysteine ligase, whose protein sequence is MKIPAEVFARSPEPTLGVEWEVALVDRDSRDLVPRGAELIDLAAAAHPDIHVEKEFLQNTVELVTGICTTVPEAIAELETSLAAVEEAAAKLGIDVWASGGHPFTDFRENPLSDKPSYQEIIARTQYWGKQMLLWGTHVHVGISHEDRVWPIINALMTKYPHLLAISACSPGWEGLDTGYASNRTMLYQQLPTAGMPYQFFTWDEWQSYMRDQAISGVINHTGSMHFDIRPASKWGTVEVRVSDATSNLRELSAVVALTHCLVVYYDRMIDAGEELPVLQPWHVAENKWRGARYGMDALVITSRDTDEAWVKDELAQMIEELTPLARELGCAEELALVHEIIDGGAGYERQRRLFQETGSWRDVVEETCRELHTFRPVR, encoded by the coding sequence GTGAAGATTCCGGCAGAAGTATTCGCCCGTTCCCCCGAGCCCACGCTCGGGGTGGAATGGGAAGTCGCGCTCGTGGACCGCGACTCGCGCGATCTTGTCCCGCGCGGGGCTGAGCTTATTGATCTCGCCGCTGCCGCCCACCCAGATATTCACGTGGAAAAGGAATTCCTCCAGAATACGGTGGAACTAGTCACGGGCATTTGCACCACGGTGCCAGAAGCCATCGCGGAGCTAGAAACCTCGTTGGCTGCCGTGGAAGAAGCAGCTGCCAAGCTCGGCATCGATGTGTGGGCCTCTGGCGGGCACCCGTTTACGGATTTCCGGGAAAACCCGCTGTCAGATAAACCCAGCTATCAAGAGATCATCGCCCGCACCCAGTATTGGGGAAAGCAGATGCTGCTGTGGGGCACCCACGTCCATGTTGGCATCAGTCACGAGGATCGCGTCTGGCCCATCATCAATGCGCTGATGACGAAGTACCCCCACCTTTTGGCTATCTCTGCGTGCTCGCCCGGGTGGGAAGGCCTCGATACGGGCTACGCCTCCAACCGCACGATGCTCTATCAACAGCTGCCTACCGCTGGCATGCCGTATCAATTCTTCACGTGGGACGAGTGGCAGTCCTATATGCGGGATCAGGCCATCTCCGGGGTTATCAATCACACCGGCTCGATGCACTTTGATATCCGCCCAGCCTCGAAGTGGGGCACCGTGGAGGTCCGCGTATCCGACGCCACCTCGAACCTGCGGGAGCTATCCGCCGTCGTCGCTCTCACGCACTGCTTGGTCGTGTACTATGACCGCATGATTGATGCGGGCGAGGAACTACCCGTCTTGCAGCCGTGGCACGTGGCGGAAAATAAGTGGCGCGGTGCGCGCTACGGCATGGATGCCCTCGTGATTACCTCGCGCGATACGGACGAGGCTTGGGTCAAAGATGAATTGGCCCAGATGATAGAAGAACTCACGCCCTTAGCCCGCGAGTTGGGCTGCGCGGAAGAGCTGGCCTTGGTGCACGAAATCATCGATGGCGGCGCCGGATACGAACGCCAACGCCGCCTTTTTCAAGAAACCGGCAGCTGGCGCGATGTCGTCGAAGAAACCTGCCGCGAGCTCCACACCTTCCGGCCGGTGCGCTAA
- a CDS encoding NUDIX domain-containing protein, with protein sequence MHNPHSGDGWAAGPSGIRVWGKFGAAGLFLVAGREVLLQHRAAWTNNGNTWGIPGGARDLQESPTQAALRETHEECAIAPADVEVLDTQVTAGPYPPAGDLPGEWTYTTVLARTRSGLRLPTTANEESHELRWVGLDEVENLPLIAPFRHAFPALRQRVEKLYR encoded by the coding sequence ATGCATAACCCTCACAGTGGAGACGGCTGGGCGGCGGGCCCCAGTGGCATTCGCGTATGGGGAAAATTCGGTGCCGCCGGCCTCTTCCTCGTTGCCGGGCGCGAGGTGCTGCTGCAACACCGCGCTGCGTGGACCAATAATGGCAATACCTGGGGGATTCCCGGCGGCGCGCGGGACCTACAAGAAAGCCCCACTCAGGCCGCGCTGAGGGAAACGCACGAGGAATGCGCCATCGCGCCTGCCGATGTCGAGGTGCTCGACACCCAAGTAACGGCCGGGCCCTATCCTCCGGCGGGGGATTTGCCGGGGGAGTGGACCTATACCACCGTGTTAGCGCGCACCCGCAGCGGCCTGCGCCTGCCCACCACCGCTAACGAGGAATCTCACGAGCTGCGCTGGGTGGGGCTGGATGAAGTGGAAAACCTGCCGCTTATCGCGCCATTTCGCCACGCCTTTCCCGCCCTGCGGCAGCGGGTGGAAAAACTGTACCGGTAA
- a CDS encoding glycosyltransferase 87 family protein: MKKLYGLPTLAALLVAFFIFSISRYSQYDGPNAFIWRVPLDLKIYWLAGGEVADGANLYDNAYIGNLPFTYPPFAGTLFKWISSLADDPLIILWQGGTILALLAVILMVFHERGLKLSPLTWVVAILLVLCAPAVEPMYGTLFYGQINVFLMFLVALDVIPKKRALPGIGIGLAAGLKLTPAFMGLVLLFQKRWWQAVISVLTFAVTVAIGFVTIPDAGVFWTDAIFNSSRVGEHTNPGAQSIRSLMVRAWGIDGGWMWLAAVAVVFVLTCLALRTAMKHKNNSAAMSLAGICACLVSPFSWYHHWVWVFPLAIVVLISVNQALGKRLHGVIGAQVAALISFAAMCVVLLPFVSAAFWLEGSNRSLNQLDFQPWAMLLFTASGILYIAFYALWGFIPGTQPSEEDARGGRHAAQRAAQPQHAQQHRAQQPQHAQPQRTQTAGAHASGATARGSATTDETAEFPVFNPETREFPSTEGYTDIPVPPSPGGRHALDND; this comes from the coding sequence GTGAAAAAGCTCTACGGACTGCCTACTCTGGCCGCTCTATTGGTTGCCTTCTTTATTTTCAGCATCTCCCGCTATAGCCAATACGACGGCCCCAATGCCTTCATCTGGCGCGTGCCGTTGGATCTGAAGATTTACTGGCTCGCCGGCGGCGAGGTTGCCGATGGCGCCAACCTCTACGACAACGCCTACATTGGCAACCTGCCTTTTACCTACCCTCCCTTTGCCGGCACGCTATTCAAGTGGATTTCCTCGCTTGCCGATGACCCCCTTATCATCCTCTGGCAAGGCGGCACCATCCTTGCGTTATTGGCCGTCATCCTCATGGTCTTCCACGAGCGCGGCCTTAAACTTTCGCCCTTGACCTGGGTTGTTGCCATCCTACTGGTGCTGTGCGCCCCGGCTGTAGAGCCGATGTACGGCACCTTGTTCTACGGCCAGATCAACGTCTTTTTGATGTTCTTGGTCGCCCTCGACGTCATTCCAAAAAAGAGGGCCCTGCCCGGAATTGGCATCGGCCTCGCCGCAGGCTTGAAGCTCACCCCGGCCTTTATGGGCTTGGTACTCCTATTCCAGAAGCGCTGGTGGCAGGCGGTCATCTCCGTCCTTACCTTCGCGGTGACCGTTGCGATTGGTTTCGTCACCATTCCGGATGCCGGGGTGTTCTGGACCGATGCCATCTTCAATTCCTCCCGCGTGGGTGAACACACCAACCCGGGCGCGCAGTCAATCCGCTCGCTCATGGTCCGCGCGTGGGGCATCGACGGCGGCTGGATGTGGCTTGCCGCCGTCGCGGTGGTCTTCGTCCTGACCTGCCTGGCCCTGCGCACCGCGATGAAGCACAAGAATAACTCCGCCGCCATGTCCCTTGCCGGCATTTGCGCGTGCTTGGTCTCTCCCTTTTCCTGGTACCACCACTGGGTCTGGGTCTTCCCGCTGGCCATCGTTGTCCTCATCTCCGTCAACCAGGCACTGGGCAAGCGCCTGCACGGCGTCATCGGTGCGCAAGTAGCAGCACTCATTTCCTTCGCGGCCATGTGCGTCGTACTGCTGCCCTTTGTCTCCGCAGCCTTCTGGCTCGAAGGCTCCAACCGCTCTTTGAACCAGTTGGACTTCCAGCCCTGGGCCATGCTCCTTTTCACCGCCTCCGGCATCCTCTACATCGCCTTTTATGCCCTCTGGGGATTTATCCCCGGCACCCAGCCCAGCGAGGAAGACGCCCGCGGCGGCCGGCACGCGGCACAGCGTGCTGCTCAGCCGCAGCACGCCCAACAGCACCGCGCCCAGCAGCCCCAGCACGCCCAGCCGCAACGCACTCAGACAGCCGGAGCTCACGCGTCTGGCGCTACCGCACGGGGTTCTGCCACTACCGACGAAACCGCAGAGTTCCCAGTATTTAACCCTGAGACCCGCGAGTTTCCCTCCACCGAGGGCTATACCGATATTCCGGTTCCCCCGTCCCCCGGCGGCCGCCACGCCCTAGATAACGACTAA
- a CDS encoding LytR C-terminal domain-containing protein — MTKGNPDNLYDQQFDDAADGAAAEDAAATDYGDAYYDDAYEGAYDDEIGGENAAAAGAAGAGAGAAAAGTGGGGGAHAKKGGLPLRGLAMVLIAVAVMLGLWGLYAMTSEDDDSTVASDSEQSKSDGSANGGQEGNGAGGPAADGARGDGSRDGANNQPPREGEGDNAHPNGGAEGEANRDADARDPHEEGRAGDEARAGGNDAPSAARDRNDIKVSVLNNSGESDKAKNEADVLKDGGFKVGYVGNLPGDVLTVPKTTVFYPEGDTSAESLAKEVAARYQAEIKPMNKDLPKEATDDGAVVVALAVPQA; from the coding sequence GTGACTAAAGGGAATCCGGATAATCTATACGACCAGCAATTCGACGACGCCGCAGACGGTGCCGCCGCGGAGGATGCCGCCGCGACCGATTATGGCGATGCTTATTATGACGACGCCTACGAGGGCGCTTATGACGATGAGATAGGCGGCGAAAATGCTGCTGCCGCTGGCGCTGCAGGTGCCGGAGCGGGAGCCGCTGCGGCTGGAACTGGCGGTGGGGGAGGCGCCCACGCCAAGAAGGGCGGTTTACCGCTGCGCGGGCTCGCCATGGTGCTTATCGCCGTGGCCGTGATGCTCGGCCTGTGGGGCCTTTATGCCATGACTTCGGAGGATGATGACTCGACCGTCGCTTCCGATTCCGAGCAGTCGAAGTCAGACGGCTCCGCAAATGGCGGCCAAGAGGGCAATGGCGCGGGCGGTCCTGCCGCGGATGGCGCGCGCGGCGATGGCTCCCGCGACGGGGCTAATAACCAGCCGCCTCGCGAAGGCGAGGGCGATAACGCGCACCCGAACGGCGGTGCCGAGGGCGAGGCTAACCGCGATGCCGACGCGCGCGATCCGCACGAGGAAGGCCGCGCCGGGGATGAAGCCCGTGCCGGTGGCAACGATGCGCCGTCCGCTGCGCGCGACCGCAATGACATTAAGGTCAGCGTGCTCAATAACTCCGGTGAATCCGATAAGGCCAAGAACGAAGCCGATGTGTTGAAGGACGGCGGCTTCAAGGTGGGCTATGTGGGCAACCTGCCAGGCGACGTCCTGACCGTGCCCAAGACCACCGTCTTCTACCCAGAAGGCGATACCTCCGCGGAGTCCTTGGCTAAGGAAGTTGCCGCGCGCTACCAGGCGGAAATCAAGCCCATGAATAAGGACCTGCCCAAGGAAGCTACCGATGACGGCGCCGTTGTGGTCGCCCTCGCCGTCCCCCAGGCCTAA
- a CDS encoding N-acetylglutamate synthase, CG3035 family, producing MSRIFRSDDVQVGDRVVARRDFGDVHSDVIGHVLSLKPLVIRPQQVGGYPSDLEAVEIAPEQLKIIKRLSPRMVRNSDIRAVEYATAQAFPGKEHTWTADGSWLMRAGDGVTGRSNSAVPLGPSAGFNPVPVEEITEFYRRHDLPVRLLIPERIGKPAERLLADATWHTEPEILVMVLRDLADLSAEAPGSHPSGAEFRIDAQPDDAWLQMYHFRGQALPAEALEYLRARIEGTMGFGRLVIDGETVAITRGTITESGDGTAWLGYSAVEVAPAHRRQGLGALLGQHMLRWGREQGAKHAYLDVLASNTAGIRLYEKLGFIEQHRQIYARLRD from the coding sequence ATGTCCCGCATCTTTCGTTCCGATGACGTGCAGGTAGGCGATCGCGTCGTGGCCCGGCGCGATTTTGGCGATGTGCACAGCGATGTCATTGGCCACGTCCTCAGCCTTAAGCCGCTGGTCATCCGCCCACAGCAGGTCGGCGGCTATCCCTCTGACCTCGAGGCAGTGGAGATCGCGCCCGAGCAGCTGAAGATCATCAAGCGCCTTTCGCCGCGCATGGTGCGCAATTCCGATATTCGCGCCGTCGAATACGCCACCGCCCAGGCCTTTCCCGGCAAGGAGCACACGTGGACCGCGGACGGTTCCTGGCTCATGCGCGCCGGCGATGGTGTGACGGGCCGGTCCAATTCCGCCGTCCCGCTCGGGCCTTCCGCGGGCTTCAATCCGGTGCCCGTCGAGGAAATCACGGAGTTCTACCGCCGCCACGATCTCCCGGTGCGCCTGCTTATCCCGGAGCGCATTGGCAAGCCTGCAGAGCGCCTGCTTGCCGATGCCACCTGGCACACCGAACCCGAAATCCTCGTCATGGTCCTGCGCGATCTCGCAGACCTTTCCGCCGAGGCCCCGGGGTCCCACCCCAGCGGCGCGGAGTTTCGCATCGATGCCCAGCCCGATGACGCATGGCTGCAGATGTACCACTTCCGCGGCCAGGCGCTGCCCGCCGAGGCCCTGGAGTACCTGCGCGCCCGCATCGAGGGCACGATGGGCTTTGGGCGGCTCGTTATTGACGGCGAGACCGTCGCCATCACCCGCGGCACCATCACCGAATCCGGCGACGGCACCGCCTGGCTGGGATACTCCGCCGTGGAGGTAGCGCCCGCGCACCGCCGCCAGGGCTTAGGAGCGCTTTTGGGCCAGCACATGCTGCGCTGGGGGCGCGAGCAGGGCGCGAAGCACGCCTACCTCGATGTCCTGGCTTCTAATACCGCCGGCATTCGCCTGTACGAAAAGCTGGGGTTCATCGAGCAGCACCGCCAAATCTACGCCCGGCTGCGTGACTAG
- a CDS encoding ABC transporter ATP-binding protein, producing the protein MIEVQGLTKDYGSVRAVEDLTFQVKPGVVTGFLGPNGAGKSTTMRMIVGLDEPTAGEIRVNGKHYRDLEHPLREVGALLDAKAVHPNRTAANHLKWMAASNGIPASRVDEVLGLVGLSDVAGKKAGGFSLGMGQRLGLAGALLGDPGILILDEPVNGLDPEGIRWVRQLVRALAAEGRTILISSHLLSEMAQTADHLVVIGKGKMVADKPTHEFVRGHSQSLVYVRSNHLPEFGEALKKEGVSFTESKDEEGRPRLEVINQTTEFVGELAYSTGVPLHELTLKSASLEDAFMDLTGDAVQYHAGTPGVSGAQVGQSGQSGQPGQSGGFARPNEQEV; encoded by the coding sequence ATGATTGAAGTACAGGGACTGACTAAGGATTACGGGTCTGTCCGCGCCGTTGAGGATCTCACCTTTCAGGTAAAGCCCGGTGTGGTCACCGGCTTCTTGGGGCCCAATGGTGCCGGCAAATCCACTACCATGCGGATGATCGTGGGCTTGGACGAGCCCACGGCGGGTGAGATTCGCGTTAACGGCAAGCACTACCGCGACTTGGAGCACCCGCTGCGTGAGGTGGGCGCGCTTTTGGATGCGAAGGCGGTACACCCCAACCGCACGGCCGCGAATCACTTGAAGTGGATGGCGGCGTCCAATGGTATTCCCGCCTCCCGCGTGGATGAGGTGCTAGGGCTGGTGGGGCTTTCCGATGTCGCCGGTAAGAAAGCCGGCGGCTTTTCCCTCGGTATGGGCCAGCGCTTGGGCCTTGCTGGTGCTCTATTGGGTGATCCCGGAATCCTCATCCTGGATGAGCCGGTCAATGGCCTGGATCCAGAGGGCATCCGCTGGGTGCGTCAGCTCGTGCGCGCGCTGGCTGCAGAAGGCCGCACCATTTTGATTTCTTCCCACCTCTTGTCCGAGATGGCCCAGACCGCAGACCACCTCGTGGTCATTGGCAAGGGGAAGATGGTTGCGGATAAGCCCACCCACGAGTTCGTCCGCGGCCACTCGCAGTCCTTGGTGTATGTGCGCTCGAACCACCTCCCGGAATTCGGTGAGGCCCTAAAGAAGGAGGGCGTTTCCTTTACCGAATCCAAGGATGAGGAGGGCCGCCCGCGGCTAGAGGTCATCAACCAGACCACCGAGTTCGTAGGCGAGCTGGCCTATTCTACCGGGGTGCCGCTGCACGAGCTCACCCTGAAAAGCGCTTCGCTGGAGGATGCCTTCATGGATCTCACTGGCGATGCCGTGCAGTATCACGCAGGCACGCCTGGCGTGTCGGGTGCGCAGGTAGGTCAGTCAGGCCAATCCGGCCAGCCAGGCCAATCCGGTGGGTTCGCCCGCCCCAACGAGCAGGAGGTTTAA